A window of the Chanodichthys erythropterus isolate Z2021 chromosome 21, ASM2448905v1, whole genome shotgun sequence genome harbors these coding sequences:
- the c21h1orf159 gene encoding uncharacterized protein C1orf159 homolog isoform X1 — protein MKTCVSQALLENSNDRCERIKRMNETCANISHCNPGLLQVQENSTIFCVSCDSTDQGNSTSFNNTRTSPSPETFFTIAAGPGVAASVLLGTLLISLGLILSVASFFYLKRSNRLPGVFYGRNKAFIFQPSETAVMIPEATSSVRKPRYVRRERPSATSASSASNSATVATGAVTKVYNV, from the exons ATGAAAACTTGCGTTTCACAG GCTCTGCTAGAAAACTCCAATGACCGTTGTGAAAGAAtaaaaagaatgaatgaaacCTGTGCAAATATTTCACACTGTAATCCTG GGCTCCTTCAAGTTCAGGAGAACAGTACAATCTTTTGTGTGTCCTGTGACTCAACAGATCAGGGGAATTCAACTTCATTTAACAATA CAAGGACTAGTCCCTCTCCAGAAACATTTTTCACGATTG CAGCTGGACCAGGTGTAGCAGCTTCTGTCCTTCTAGGAACTCTACTGATCAGCCTGGGCCTCATCCTCTCGGTTGCATCATTCTTTTACCTTAAGCGGTCCAACCGCCTCCCTGGTGTCTTCTACGGGCGCAATAAGg CTTTTATATTCCAACCAAGTGAGACG GCTGTCATGATTCCTGAAGCTACATCTTCAG TTCGCAAGCCAAGGTATGTCAGGAGGGAGAGGCCTTCAGCAACATCAGCATCATCAGCATCCAACAGTGCTACTGTGGCAACAGGGGCAGTAACCAAGGTATACAATGTGTGA
- the perm1b gene encoding serine-rich adhesin for platelets — MDDLDHSVLIAEQDWDSFCTESEECSVQQAKLAALDESGFSDIDDDKTCVYVSSLPSADQHCEKDCIEGQKQHQIGACKTEHTSENSEFTEYPSPQTEPQNARSAEQMSDERENQLGATCECQNKASEDSSLTEKLSLEKLRENDENQENGENKSSQATIEQVSETSSADIKHEKSTDGIEMLTEETHASPVAKKEKERWFVTVNDSPVRLREKGPTSVQKKRRKKKPCKNLSQNSGVMEKCSSLNNNTEPGKEISDRQTMQDKFEQENVFSDSPNFQNVPHIQDEICISPIRSCECEGEKTSCAISLKKESMTEIPEAKLERNPADSLNSLLTPKQMPQKIFKDLSDPLPQYWDNESKACGKYDKSTVDYNCECRHTTNSLSNIDNDTGVESARFIMGASKPTSPSDTEGERTEQKEPLGQSYNREDSSQETQFSSNSATTSGPTRPIFAISSFWDEMEKLTINDILQIRIANNRSQLTESSVPEEISHVDAVDAHLFDRGEVESKDDHLEDGLVDDTADSDYFTHLDDSKPDRSSCEFSTYSDFDDEFQQLLHASANPSPEPFEGKEQTQRFLDSTYPMDLEETWWSESNKTVKLCTETLFSETEAEMQDIFLVTKEDNNMSSFLLDHCSMRRSMPSPVLSISDVLDDQCLSSFFEILESDTESEQYQVWIPDKNTSLCFSQNVSVAETYDDFFSDFEVGNFLFPSVQGSTKSEKTLVPIYSSSRSVVKDLEFPEVENVIQLDSEDEIGPIRVMRCASPSETANMCFITSQRSTWRNLSLRHTKLLMGRTWCRMATSWCFPNTADTVYGYGTKTTSSSSIAQPKLPVVLLENQALGQLTERPIQQHQIHVGATVADTDRDRFLFSLKQADICLVCIAFASWVLKSSDPQSTDMWKAALLANVSALSAIQYLRRYIKEG; from the exons ATGGATGACTTAGACCACAGTGTGCTGATAGCAGAGCAGGATTGGGACTCTTTCTGTACAGAGAGCGAGGAATGTTCTGTTCAGCAGGCCAAGCTTGCAGCCTTAGATGAGTCTGGCTTCAGTGACATTGATGATGATAAAACCTGTGTCTACGTGTCATCTCTTCCCAGCGCTGACCAACACTGTGAAAAAGATTGCATAGAAGGACAAAAACAGCATCAAATAGGAGCATGTAAAACAGAACATACATCTGAGAATTCAGAGTTTACTGAATATCCTAGTCCTCAAACAGAGCCACAGAATGCCAGGTCTGCTGAGCAGATGTCCGATGAAAGAGAAAATCAACTGGGCGCTACATGTGAATGTCAAAACAAAGCAAGTGAAGACAGCAGCCTGACTGAGAAGTTAAGCTTAGAGAAATTAAGAGAAAATGATGAGAATCAAGAGAATGGTGAGAATAAATCAAGCCAAGCCACCATCGAGCAAGTCTCTGAAACGTCTTCAGCAGATATAAAGCATGAAAAGAGTACGGATGGTATAGAAATGCTAACTGAGGAGACGCACGCTTCACCAGTGGCCAAAAAAGAGAAGGAGCGTTGGTTTGTTACTGTAAATGACAGTCCAGTCCGTCTGAGAGAAAAGGGTCCTACTTcagtccaaaaaaaaagaagaaaaaaaaaaccttgtaaAAACTTGAGCCAGAATAGCGGAGTGATGGAGAAGTGCTCTTCCTTAAATAACAATACAGAGCCAGGTAAAGAAATTAGTGACAGACAAACAATGCAGGACAAATTTGaacaagaaaatgttttttctgaCTCACCAAATTTTCAAAATGTACCTCATATCCAAGATGAAATATGTATTTCACCCATTAGATCATGTGAGTGTGAAGGGGAAAAAACAAGCTGTGCCATTAGTTTAAAAAAGGAAAGCATGACAGAAATTCCAGAAGCAAAATTGGAAAGAAATCCTGCCGACTCTCTAAATTCACTTTTAACTCCCAAACAGATGCCacagaaaatatttaaagatCTCAGTGACCCTTTGCCACAATATTGGGATAATGAAAGCAAAGCATGTGGTAAATATGACAAATCCACAGTAGATTATAACTGTGAATGTAGACATACAACTAATAGTTTAAGCAACATTGATAATGACACAGGGGTGGAAAGTGCCAGATTTATTATGGGTGCTTCTAAGCCCACTTCTCCTTCAGATACTGAAGGAGAAAGAACAGAACAGAAAGAGCCCTTGGGACAATCGTATAATAGAGAAGATTCATCCCAAGAGACACAATTCTCCAGTAACAGTGCCACGACTTCAGGTCCGACTCGACCTATATTTGCTATTTCCTCCTTTTGGGATGAAATGGAAAAACTaacaataaatgacattttgcaAATTAGAATAGCCAATAACAGGTCTCAACTGACAGAAAGCAGCGTTCCAGAGGAAATAAGCCATGTGGACGCTGTCGACGCTCATCTTTTTGATAGGGGTGAGGTAGAATCTAAAGATGATCATTTAGAAGATGGCCTGGTAGATGATACAGCAGATTCTGACTATTTCACACATTTGGATGACTCTAAACCAGACCGATCGAGCTGCGAATTTTCAACATACTCTGATTTCGATGATGAGTTTCAACAACTTCTTCATGCAAGTGCAAACCCTAGTCCTGAACCCTTTGAAGGCAAAGAGCAAACCCAAAGGTTTCTTGATTCTACATATCCCATGGATTTAGAAGAAACTTGGTGGAGTGAATCAAACAAGACTGTAAAGCTGTGTACTGAGACACTGTTTTCAGAGACAGAAGCAGAGATGCAGGACATATTTCTAGTAACAAAAGAAGACAACAACATGAGTTCCTTTCTACTGGACCACTGTAGCATGAGGAGATCAATGCCTTCTCCAGTTTTATCAATTTCTGATGTTCTAGATGATCAGTGTCTGTCGTCTTTCTTTGAAATCTTGGAGAGTGACACAGAATCAGAACAATACCAGGTATGGATTCCAGATAAAAACACTTCGCTTTGTTTTTCACAGAACGTATCTGTGGCTGAGACTTATGATGACTTCTTCTCAGACTTTGAGGTTGGGAATTTTCTGTTTCCTTCAGTGCAAGGTTCAACAAAAAGTGAGAAAACATTGGTTCcaatttattcttcttctcgcTCAGTGGTGAAAGACCTAGAATTTCCAGAGGTAGAAAATGTGATACAGTTGGATAGTGAAGACGAGATCGGCCCAATCCGAGTTATGAGGTGTGCAAGCCCCTCTGAAACAGCAAACATGTGCTTTATCACTAGCCAGAGAAGTACATGGAGAAACCTTTCTCTGAGACACACCAAACTTTTAATGGGAAGGACATGGTGTAGGATGGCCACTTCTTGGTGTTTTCCCAATACAGCCGACACAGTCTACGGTTATggaacaaaaacaacatcaagttCCTCTATAGCTCAACCAAAGCTTCCAGTGGTTCTCCTAGAAAACCAGGCCCTTGGACAACTGACAGAGCGTCCGATACAACAACATCAGATACATGTTGGGGCAACGGTCGCAGACACAG ATAGAGATCGCTTccttttttcattaaaacaagCAGACATATGTCTTGTTTGCATTGCTTTTGCATCTTGGGTACTCAAGTCAAGCGACCCACAATCTACAGACATGTGGAAAGCAG CTCTTCTGGCAAATGTGAGCGCGTTATCTGCCATCCAGTACTTGCGGCGATACATAAAAGAAGGATGA
- the c21h1orf159 gene encoding uncharacterized protein C1orf159 homolog isoform X2 — protein sequence MSRVYYIISAALFVLEIPETKALLENSNDRCERIKRMNETCANISHCNPGLLQVQENSTIFCVSCDSTDQGNSTSFNNTRTSPSPETFFTIAAGPGVAASVLLGTLLISLGLILSVASFFYLKRSNRLPGVFYGRNKAFIFQPSETAVMIPEATSSVRKPRYVRRERPSATSASSASNSATVATGAVTKVYNV from the exons ATGAGTAGAGTCTACTACATCATCAGTGCTGCTCTTTTTGTGTTAGAAATTCCAGAGACCAAG GCTCTGCTAGAAAACTCCAATGACCGTTGTGAAAGAAtaaaaagaatgaatgaaacCTGTGCAAATATTTCACACTGTAATCCTG GGCTCCTTCAAGTTCAGGAGAACAGTACAATCTTTTGTGTGTCCTGTGACTCAACAGATCAGGGGAATTCAACTTCATTTAACAATA CAAGGACTAGTCCCTCTCCAGAAACATTTTTCACGATTG CAGCTGGACCAGGTGTAGCAGCTTCTGTCCTTCTAGGAACTCTACTGATCAGCCTGGGCCTCATCCTCTCGGTTGCATCATTCTTTTACCTTAAGCGGTCCAACCGCCTCCCTGGTGTCTTCTACGGGCGCAATAAGg CTTTTATATTCCAACCAAGTGAGACG GCTGTCATGATTCCTGAAGCTACATCTTCAG TTCGCAAGCCAAGGTATGTCAGGAGGGAGAGGCCTTCAGCAACATCAGCATCATCAGCATCCAACAGTGCTACTGTGGCAACAGGGGCAGTAACCAAGGTATACAATGTGTGA
- the LOC137011345 gene encoding RING finger protein 223: MEEAEVSTATRTGSVRHQNETSADGQDNAWDAGPECSICFCAYDNTFKTPKLLECTHIFCLECLARFVAISPEQAGTQITCPLCRQPTSVPERGTPDLATSQEVLGQLPSDQQQVEKVFLDGKRLCYSNPMIPSCICIDIGEHKAEETQRREERREGCGHRLLRFLGFHGNWKRLMIFIIVLLVICFVILWPLQCFIISGSMSECFRETPQIPTTFATPRTTVGS; encoded by the coding sequence ATGGAGGAAGCAGAAGTATCCACAGCAACACGTACCGGTTCAGTACGGCACCAAAACGAGACCTCTGCTGATGGCCAGGACAATGCCTGGGATGCTGGTCCGGAATGTTCAATCTGCTTTTGCGCATACGACAACACCTTCAAGACACCGAAGCTTCTTGAATGTACACACATCTTCTGTCTGGAATGTCTGGCTCGCTTCGTAGCTATTTCACCGGAGCAGGCGGGCACCCAGATCACCTGCCCCCTTTGTCGGCAGCCAACGTCCGTGCCTGAGCGTGGTACTCCAGATCTGGCCACCAGCCAGGAAGTTTTGGGTCAACTTCCAAGCGACCAGCAACAAGTGGAGAAAGTTTTCCTAGACGGAAAGAGGCTGTGCTACTCGAACCCAATGATACCCAGCTGCATCTGCATTGACATTGGTGAGCATAAAGCAGAAGAGACGCAGAGGAGAGAGGAGAGAAGAGAGGGCTGTGGACACAGGCTGCTGCGATTCTTGGGTTTTCATGGGAACTGGAAGAGGCTTATGATCTTCATCATAGTGCTCCTTGTGATCTGCTTCGTTATACTGTGGCCCCTCCAGTGCTTTATCATCTCAGGCTCCATGTCTGAATGCTTCCGGGAAACACCACAGATTCCAACTACTTTTGCCACTCCCAGAACTACAGTGGGATCATAA